The Phyllopteryx taeniolatus isolate TA_2022b chromosome 17, UOR_Ptae_1.2, whole genome shotgun sequence genome window below encodes:
- the LOC133466957 gene encoding unconventional myosin-XVIIIa-like isoform X6 — MDGPDAPGEGQKSAGRKVVKVVRKVVRRVVPAATREQNRPAVSEAAKATGALQTTKSSGEDKDDISMGLTSLMGRGRTKEHRPRTRKEDVNKELKQEEDKGKVEGEEENVEIIEDSTSTAAPESASPNTVAPNSNPLTPPPGFIPSPKPDPLTPPAGFIPAPKRNLSTPPLGFIPAGKSSPVPLKHNLLARPACFIPAPKTDPLAPPAGFIPKPRPVAAKKPEETPCPTVAPNGKPSHVASLQARSSSSEQVCVCVHLSIFCISASAFHWMPFQRMELLALRLQVPEIFPTEEDYMRVKRIFTITSNDRARGRKSSQPKLSEDAVAILQASHLAAKAKNEENIASERAWYHTEKVWLVHKDGFSLATLLKTEAGSLPEGKVKIRLDSDGSLLDVDEDDVEKANPPVFERVEDLASLQYLNESSVMHSLRQRYGGNLVHTHAGPNMLVINPISAPSMYSEKVMQMFKGCRREDTAPHIYSMAQSAYRKLLTTRQDQSVVLLGKSGSGKTTNCQHIVQYLVTIAGSATKTFCMEKWQAVYTVLEAFGNASSCMNGNASRFSHIVSLDFDHSGLVTSASIQTMLLEKIRVTRRPEGESTFHVFYYLMAAVDSSLRTELHLNHFAENNAFGITPQTKVEDKQRASQQFSKLQAAMKVLGVSTDEQRAFWLVLGAIYHLGAAGATKDIIQSVRERMITNTRPAMCKRAVGRMANEGLHACFSAGRKQFARHEWAQKAAYLLGCTLEELSSSIFKHQATGALPRAGSIRQTSDENGTADAAGSKASAMECLEAMATGLYSELFTILIYLINRALKSSQLPLCSLLVVDTPGFQNPRLVTHDRGATFDDLCHNYTQERLQTLFYQRTFVQELERYKEENIEIALDDTEPNTSFSVAVVDQASSQALVRSGRTDEARGLLWLMEEEVLQPGASEETLLARLFSYYGPAEGEIKGHTFLLKSEKDNHFLLGHSHGTDWVEYDARGWLNYAKQNPASTNAMRLLQDSQKKIISSLFMSRAGGATVLSGSIAGLEGVSQLSLRRASSMRKTFTSGVAAIKKSVCIQIKLQVDALLDMVRRSRIHFVHCILPKADALKPLSGSFFKGVESETHGEGGDCGLMQLDVPLLRAQLRGSKLLDALRIHRQGYPDHMVFSEFRRRFDVLAPHLTKKHGRNYIVKDEQRAVEELLESLDLEKSSYHMGVSRLFFKSGILAKLEEQRDEQTKRNLILFQAACRGYLARQAFKKRKIQDLAIRCIQKNIQKNRGVKDWPWWKLFTTVQPLIKVQLTEDQMRSKDEEIQMQKSKLEKVEKERNGLRLNTDRLESRIADLLAELADERSTSESASQLLENETAERLRLEKDIKELQAKFDAMKKQMEAQEVEVMEARLMKTSELNGELDDDDDDAGGEWRIKYNRAIREMEFTKKKLQQEFEDKLETEQQSKRHLERRLADLKTDNEDVQHSVQQLKKKCQKMTAELQDTRRHLEGLQSRNHDLEKKQRKFDLEQNQAQSEVQRERSLREKLAREKDIMAAEIFNIQQQLQEKDADLCAANIKVQQLEAELQDLSSQESKDEASLAKVKKQLRDLEAKVKDQEEELDEQAGTIQMLEQAKLRLEMEMERQRQSHSKDIESKDEEVDEIRRSCSKKLKQMEVQLEEEYDDKQKVLRERRDLESKLLSAQDQVSHRDVESEKRLRKDLKRTKVLLADAQIMLDHLKSNAPSKREITQFKNQLEESEFTCAAAVKARKSMELEIEDLHIQMEDVAKAKLSLEEQVSRLQREKNDMQARTDEDQEDMNELMKKHKAAVAQSARDLGQISDLQAQLEEATKDKQEIQEKLHSLQSQLEFQEQSMVEKSLVSRQEAKIRELETKLEYERTQLKRLESLVGRLKENLEKTSDDRNQHIAAENREKEQNKRMQRQIRDIKEEMADVSKKEVEASRKKHELEMDIESLEAANQSLQVDLKLAFKRIGDLQAAIEDEMESDDNDDLINSLQDMVTKYQKRKNKTGQETDTDSEVEDRVDGVKSWLSKNKAYSKLQSDEGSLKSARYAANVDARDMKEGKEKTSDGSQDGKDVEQNRSLSVMSSLSYRKRSNLKDSIGGTGDESSLFSALKEQPDTPDRTSIRKSKSKSGDLQEDWKKSQAQEDFDDKGSVISLAYSEATSKARKGLESRWTSRSSPEFDKDSTISSTVPSRMSTRRGMLDDDDIKSTISSVSRSSPRSLHRSSSWKDDRRSSSRLSLARSCGLSEFGVHVNDDDNEDGRSVAFTEGGTSPYSPRSTARSFSTPARARSSDCNPPDTSDIKPVTHRNYLDPDLEAAINEVLSFKPIKFKRSKLDESSDEEADEKKGLASQTGRKVGDEEELRCGKSSLLRSASSSALDYCSRPSSTFSTSSHSRKDKKCKIAQSDDSSSDDGHSRKSSRRKRGKKSKKRSKKKESESEDSSSSSESSESSSSDSTVSYRSSNSVKKSPKQPSDDERGNVGGGTPRKQDSKRKQKKMDNLMMKYLYRPDSD, encoded by the exons GAGACCCCTTGTCCAACTGTGGCCCCCAACGGCAAACCGTCCCACGTCGCGTCCCTCCAGGCTCGTTCTTCCTCAAGcgaacaggtgtgtgtgtgtgttcatcttTCCATTTTCTGCATTTCTGCAAGCGCATTTCATTGGATGCCTTTCCAACGCATGGAATTGCTGGCCCTGCGCTTGCAGGTCCCAGAGATCTTTCCCACTGAGGAAGATTACATGCGTGTGAAAAGGATCTTCACCATCACGAGCAATGAT CGTGCGAGAGGCCGCAAATCCTCTCAG CCCAAGCTCTCTGAGGACGCAGTGGCCATTCTTCAAGCATCACACTTGGCAGCAAAG GCAAAGAATGAAGAGAACATTGCGTCCGAGAGAGCCTGGTACCACACTGAAAAAGTGTGGCTTGTCCACAAGGATGGATTCTCTTTGG CAACGCTCCTGAAGACAGAAGCGGGCAGTCTGCCCGAGGGGAAGGTGAAAATACGCCTGGACAGTGACGGATCTTTATTAGATGTCGATGAAGATGACGTGGAGAAG GCGAACCCGCCGGTGTTTGAGCGAGTGGAGGACCTGGCCTCTCTTCAGTACTTGAACGAGTCCAGCGTGATGCACTCCCTGCGGCAGCGATACGGCGGCAACCTGGTGCACACGCACGCTGGGCCCAACATGCTGGTCATTAACCCCATCAGTGCTCCTTCCATGTACTCGGAGAAG GTGATGCAAATGTTTAAAGGCTGCAGAAGGGAGGACACCGCCCCCCACATTTACAGCATGGCTCAGTCTGCCTATAGGAAGCTCTTGACCACTCGCCAGGATCAGTCCGTCGTCTTACTGGGCAAGAGCGGCAGTGGCAAGACTACAAACTGTCAACACATCGTTCAGTACCTGGTCACCATTGCTGGCAGCGCAACCAAAACCTTCTGCA TGGAGAAGTGGCAGGCGGTGTACACCGTTTTGGAGGCATTTGGGAATGCGTCCAGCTGCATGAACGGCAATGCCAGCCGCTTCTCCCATATTGTTTCTTTGGATTTTGACCACTCGGGCCTGGTGACCTCAGCTTCTATCCAG ACAATGCTCCTGGAGAAGATCAGGGTGACAAGAAGACCAGAGGGCGAGTCCACTTTTCACGTGTTTTACTACCTAATGGCCGCCGTCGACAGCTCTCTCAG aACTGAGCTGCACCTCAACCACTTTGCTGAAAACAATGCTTTTGGGATTACGCCTCAGACAAAG GTGGAGGACAAGCAGCGGGCATCCCAACAGTTTTCCAAGCTGCAAGCAGCCATGAAGGTTCTGGGGGTCAGTACTGATGAACAAAGAGCTTTTTGGCTAGTCCTGGGGGCCATCTACCACCTGGGAGCTGCAGGGGCTACTAAAG ACATTATCCAGAGTGTCAGAGAGAGAATGATCACAAATACAAGGCCAGCCATGTGCAAACGTGCGGTTGGCAGAATGGCTAATGAAGGTCTTCATGCATGCTTCTCAGCTGGCAGGAAACAATTTGCACGTCACGAGTGGGCCCAGAAGGCGGCCTACCTGCTGGGCTGTACCCTGGAGGAGctctcctcctccatcttcAAGCACCAGGCCACGGGCGCCCTGCCCAGAGCCGGCAGCATCCGCCAAACTTCGGACGAAAATGGCACAGCGGACGCAG CAGGTTCCAAGGCTTCGGCCATGGAATGTTTAGAGGCCATGGCCACAGGGCTGTACTCTGAACTCTTCACAATCCTCATTTATTTAATAAACCG GGCCTTGAAATCCAGCCAGCTTCCCTTGTGCTCTTTGCTCGTTGTGGACACACCGGGTTTTCAAAACCCCAGGCTGGTAACGCACGATCGCGGCGCCACCTTCGACGACCTATGCCACAACTACACCCAAGAACGTCTGCAGACGCTCTTCTACCAGCGCACCTTCGTTCAGGAGCTGGAGAGATACAAAGAG GAGAACATCGAGATTGCCCTCGACGACACGGAACCCAACACATCTTTTTCCGTGGCAGTGGTGGATCAAGCTTCAAGCCAAGCACTT GTGCGCAGCGGCCGGACAGATGAGGCCCGCGGGCTCCTGTGGCTGATGGAGGAGGAGGTTCTGCAGCCTGGAGCGTCGGAGGAAACCCTACTGGCTCGCCTTTTCAGCTACTACGGCCCCGCTGAAGGCGAGATCAAAG GTCACACTTTCCTCCTGAAGAGTGAAAAAGATAATCACTTCCTGCTGGGCCACAGTCACGGGACTGACTGGGTAGAGTACGATGCCCGCGGGTGGCTTAACTACGCCAAGCAAAATCCTGCCTCGACCAACGCGATGCGCCTCCTGCAGGACTCCCAGAA GAAGATCATCAGCTCTTTGTTCATGAGCCGAGCGGGTGGAGCCACCGTTCTGTCAGGTTCCATTGCGGGTCTGGAGGGCGTTTCCCAGCTGTCTTTGCGACGGGCCTCCAGCATGAGGAAGACCTTCACTTCAGGAGTGGCTGCTATCAAGAAGTCTGTGTGCATACAAATAAAGCTTCAAGTG GATGCTCTGCTTGACATGGTGCGGAGGTCCAGAATTCACTTTGTTCACTGCATATTGCCCAAGGCGGACGCTCTTAAGCCTCTGAGTGGATCCTTCTTCAAAGGTGTCGAAAGCGAGACTCACGGGGAGGGTGGAGATTGTGGTTTAATGCAACTGGATGTACCCTTGCTCCGTGCTCAACTGCGTGGATCCAAGCTCCTCGACGCTCTCCGGATCCATAGACAAG GATACCCCGACCACATGGTGTTCTCTGAGTTTCGCCGCCGTTTCGACGTGCTGGCGCCGCACCTCACCAAGAAGCACGGGCGGAATTACATTGTGAAGGACGAGCAGAGA GCTGTGGAGGAGCTGCTGGAGTCCTTGGATTTGGAGAAGAGCAGTTACCACATGGGTGTGAGCAGG TTGTTCTTCAAATCTGGAATCTTGGCTAAATTGGAAGAGCAGAGGGATGAGCAAACCAAACGTAATTTAATCCTATTCCAAGCTGCTTGTAGAGGTTATCTGGCACGACAGGCCTTTAAAAAGAGAAAG ATTCAGGATCTAGCAATTCGTTGCATCCAGAAGAACATCCAGAAAAATCGTGGAGTAAAAGACTGGCCATGGTGGAAGCTCTTCACTACGGTCCAGCCACTCATTAAGGTGCAGCTCACTGAGGACCAGATGCGGAGCAAAGAT GAGGAGATCCAAATGCAGAAGTCAAAGTTGGAGAAGGTGGAGAAAGAGCGCAACGGGCTGAGACTGAACACAGATCGACTGGAGAGCAGG ATTGCAGACTTGTTGGCAGAACTCGCTGATGAGAGGAGCACCAGCGAGTCAGCATCCCAGCTGCTGGAGAACGAGACGGCTGAGAGACTACGCTTGGAGAAGGACATAAAAGAGCTGCAG GCAAAGTTCGATGCTATGAAGAAACAAATGGAAGCACAGGAGGTGGAGGTGATGGAAGCTCGGCTGATGAAAACATCGGAGCTCAACGGGGAGCtggacgacgacgatgatgatgccG gaggtgaGTGGCGCATAAAATACAACAGAGCCATTCGGGAAATGGAGTTCACCAAAAAGAAACTCCAGCAAGAGTTTGAAGACAAGCTGGAAACGGAGCAGCAGAGCAAAAGACATCTTGAGAGAAGG CTGGCCGATTTGAAGACAGACAATGAGGATGTGCAGCACTCTGTGCAGCAGCTGAAGAAGAAGTGCCAGAAGATGACGGCTGAACTGCAGGATACGCGACGTCATCTGGAGGGCCTCCAGAGCCGCAACCACGATTTGGAAAAGAAGCAGAGGAA attTGATCTTGAGCAGAACCAGGCCCAGTCTGAGGTACAAAGAGAGAGGAGTCTGAGGGAGAAGTTGGCTCGAGAGAAAGACATAATGGCGGCTGAGATATTCAACATCCAGCAGCAGCTTCAG GAAAAGGACGCTGACTTGTGCGCTGCCAACATAAAGGTGCAGCAGCTGGAGGCCGAATTGCAGGATCTCTCTTCACAGGAGTCCAAGGATGAAGCATCGCTGGCCAAGGTCAAGAAGCAGCTTCGTGATCTTGAGGCCAAGGTGAAAGACCAAGAGGAGGAGTTGGACGAGCAGGCCGGAACCATCCAGATGCTGGAGCAG GCTAAGCTGCGGCTTGAGATGGAGATGGAAAGGCAGCGCCAGAGCCACTCGAAAGACATCGAGAGCAAGGATGAGGAGGTGGATGAGATCAGGCGGTCCTGCAGTAAGAAG TTGAAACAGATGGAGGTGCAGCTGGAGGAAGAATACGACGATAAGCAAAAAGTGCTGCGCGAGAGACGTGATCTGGAGTCCAAACTGCTGAGCGCACAGGACCAG GTGAGCCACAGGGACGTGGAGAGCGAGAAGAGGCTGAGGAAAGACCTGAAGAGAACCAAAGTCCTGCTGGCTGATGCTCAGATTATGCTGGACCACCTGAAGAGTAACGCGCCAAGCAAGCGAGAGATCACCCAGTTCAAAAATCAA CTGGAGGAGTCCGAGTTCACTTGTGCGGCGGCAGTGAAGGCCCGGAAGAGCATGGAGTTGGAGATAGAGGACTTGCATATCCAAATGGAGGACGTGGCGAAGGCCAAACTGTCG TTGGAGGAGCAGGTGAGCCGCCTTCAGCGAGAGAAGAACGACATGCAGGCTCGCACAGACGAAGACCAGGAGGACATGAATGAACTGATGAAGAAGCACAAAGCCGCCGTCGCCCAG TCTGCCAGAGATTTAGGCCAGATCAGTGACCTGCAGGCGCAGCTGGAGGAGGCCACCAAGGACAAGCAGGAGATTCAAGAAAAG CTTCATTCGCTGCAGAGTCAGCTGGAGTTTCAGGAACAATCCATGGTGGAAAAGTCTCTTGTGAGCCGTCAGGAGGCCAAGATCCGTGAGCTGGAAACCAAACTGGAGTATGAGAGGACACAGCTCAAACGTTTGGAG AGCCTGGTGGGTCGTCTGAAGGAGAACCTTGAGAAGACGTCCGATGATAGAAACCAACACATTGCTGCAGAGAATAGAGAGAAGGAGCAGAATAAGAGGATGCAGAGACAAATAAGGGACATCAAGGAAGAAATGGCAGACGTGTCCAAGAAGGAAGTGGAGGCGAGCCGAAAGAAACACGAGCTG GAAATGGACATTGAGAGTTTAGAGGCGGCAAATCAGAGCTTACAAGTGGATCTCAAACTGGCCTTTAAGAGGATAGGCGACCTGCAGGCGGCCATCGAGGACGAAATGGAGAGTGACGACAATGACGACTTAATCAACAG TTTGCAAGACATGGTGACAAAGTATcagaaaagaaagaacaaaac TGGGCAAGAGACAGACACAGATTCTGAGGTGGAGGACCGTGTGGATGGGGTCAAGTCTTGGCTCTCCAAGAACAAAGCTTACTCCAAGCTCCAGTCGGACGAGGGAAGTCTGAAGAGTGCCAG ATATGCAGCAAATGTGGATGCCAGAGATATGAAAGAGGGTAAGGAGAAGACAAGTGACGGAAGTCAAGATGGCAAAGACGTAGAGCAGAACAGGTCGTTGTCTGTCATGAGCTCCCTGAGCTACAGGAAACGTTCAAACCTTAAAGACTCCATCGGAGGGACAGGCGATGAGAGCTCCCTCTTTAGTGCATTAAAAGAACAGCCGGACACCCCTGACCGTACCTCAATCCGTAAAAGCAAATCCAAGTCTGGAGATCTCCAGGAGGACTGGAAGAAGAGCCAAGCCCAGGAAGACTTTGATGACAAAGGCTCTGTCATTTCCTTGGCCTATTCTGAGGCCACCAGCAAGGCGAGGAAGGGTTTGGAGTCACGCTGGACCTCGCGAAGCAGCCCTGAATTTGATAAGGACTCCACTATCTCCTCCACGGTGCCCAGCAGGATGTCCACCAGGAGGGGGATGTTGGACGATGACGATATCAAGTCCACCATCAGCAGCGTGAGTCGTTCTAGCCCAAGATCGTTGCATCGTAGCAGCTCCTGGAAAGACGACAGGCGCAGCAGTTCTCGCCTGTCTCTCGCTCGTAGCTGCGGCCTGAGTGAGTTCGGTGTGCATGTAAATGATGACGACAACGAGGATGGCCGAAGTGTCGCTTTTACCGAAGGAGGGACTTCCCCTTATAGTCCTCGCTCCACCGCCCGTAGTTTCTCTACCCCGGCCCGGGCTCGCTCTTCGGATTGCAACCCACCAGATACATCTGACATCAAGCCTGTCACCCATCGAAATTATTTGGACCCTGACTTGGAGGCCGCCATCAATGAGGTGCTCAGCTTCAAACCCATCAAGTTCAAGCGTAGCAAGCTTGATGAGTCCAGTGACGAGGAAGCAGATGAGAAGAAGGGTCTCGCGAGCCAGACGGGAAGAAAGGTGGGAGATGAGGAAGAGCTTCGATGCGGTAAATCCAGCTTGCTTCGCTCTGCATCCAGTTCCGCTCTGGACTATTGCAGTCGGCCATCTAGCACCTTTAGTACGAGCTCCCACAGTCgcaaagacaaaaaatgcaAGATCGCTCAGTCGGACGACTCCTCTTCAGATGATGGTCACAGCAGAAAGAGCTCAAGACGAAAGAGGGGCAAAAAGTCGAAAAAGAGATCCAAGAAAAAGGAAAGCGAGTCTGAAGATTCCTCTTCATCATCAGAATCGTCTGAATCCTCCTCGTCGGACTCCACGGTCTCGTACCGCAGCTCGAATAGTGTTAAAAAGAGCCCGAAGCAGCCGTCCGATGACGAGAGAGGAAATGTGGGTGGCGGAACACCCAGGAAGCAGGATAGCAAGAGGAAACAGAAGAAGATGGATAACCTGATGATGAAGTACCTCTACAGGCCCGACAGTGACTGA